The segment gcaaaacgaggtgggcTATTAGTGCATGAtgaattgagtattaattatttcaaatttcaaaaatggattaatatgattttttaaaacaactttcttatagaaatttttttacaaaaaacacatcatttagtagtttgggaagcgtgcgcgcggaaaacgatgtGCATTCTATCTCCAATCTCCCAGAACAAACGCtgccttaggctgtgttcgtttggAGAATAAAGGGAGTGAGTTTGTTTCGTATTCTGCGCGCACGCTTCCTGAACTACTAAACACttcattttttgcaaaaattttctataggaaagttgctttaaaaatcatattaatccatttttgaagtttaaaatagttaatactcaattaatcacacgctaagggctcacctcgttttgtgtatcttcccaatcttctctatctcattctccctcaaacacagccttagtcatCCTAACAATCGAAATACAATAAAAGTAGGTGAAGCACATATAGTATGGTGATAAAACGTGGGTGCATGACTCTATCCATCGAGATTTAAATCCTTATGTCCAGTGTGCGCTCTCAATAGAATTTTAGTAAGAACTGGGATATGCTACCGGTCTCTGTCTTTTTAGCGTGTATTAGACAGCTCACTCATGAGTGTGAGTGTGGTATGCGTGCGTGTGTaatagtaaaaaagaaaataaaatacgcTGGGGAGTAGGAAAAAAATGGGCCAGTGTCAAGCCCAGATGCGGTGGTGGCCCATCATTAGCCCATCCAGCCCAATTACTCTTGCTGCCCCACCCCATTTCCATGGCACAACAAAACCTCCGCCTCTCCATGGCTTCCCGGAAcaatccccttcttcctcccgagGCGAGGGTTTTGGCGAGGAGATCGAGCGGAGGATCTCTCTAGCCTCCCGCTCCGCCCAatccaccgtcgtcgccgcccatTTCGTTGTCCGtccagccgcgcgccgccgtgccttTTTCTTGGTTGCTGCGGTTCCAAGAAACCCCGCCATGGCCTCCGATGGTAGTTTCTTCCGATACGGTGGTTAGTCAGGGCCCTTCTTGCGTGTGCGGTTCTTGGAATTTCTTGTTTTCTTGGTCTCTCCTAGCGATTGTTTGTTGGAGGGATAATTTTTTGCTTCTTGCGGATGTCTTAGGTGTAATTATTGTTCTGTTTTGTTACTGATAGTTAGTTCTTGGTCGGAGAGGCAGCAATCTGTAGATGAATAATTAGGTTGCCACTCAATCGACAATCGACAGAGGGAAATGTTGCGGAAGTTCATGACCATATATATGCTTCTTGATGAGTTTCTCTACTGTCGATGGCGGATAATTCTGCAGCTCCTTGTCAATGGCGGTTGCTGGATCGGTGGATATGACCATTTTATGCTTCTTGAATGTTCAGGTTGCAGATATCTAGGTGTAATTCATGTTCGATTTAGTTGATACTAGTTAGTTTTTGCTCGGAGAGGCAGCAGTCTGTAGACAAATAGTCAGGTCTCCACCTTAATTAATATTTCAGTTGACATAAAAATGTTGGGAAGTTCATGACCGTATATATGCTTCTTTATGAATGTCTTGTCTATACTGTATTTCGATCACCTTTGATATGCACCGTTCTGGTCCGATTAATTTCAGTCCAGCGCGCCAGATAGCAGCTAAACCTGAAGATTGCCCAGCAATGTCATCAAAGTTGTCATTGGAGGATCTCCCGGATGCATTGCTCGCAGAGATTGTAAAGAGGATTGCCAACACAAGTGACCTGAAGTCCATTTCCCTTGTGTCAAAGCGTCTGTATACTATCGAGGCGGAGCAAAGAAGTTCTATCTGTGTTGGCTCTGACCTTTGTCCAGCGATAGATGCCTTGTCAGCACTCTGTTCCCGATTCCCCAATTTGTTGGAAGTAGAGATGGACTACTCTGGTTGGAAATTTCACTCGAATCTGctagaaaaacatattatcTCATTGCACTTACCTGTCCTGCGTGATCTCACCTTATACATTGATGATATTCGTATGGGTTGTCTAGCTTCTTGCAAAAATTTGATGTCCCTCAGGTTGAACTCTGTATCAGCGATAGGCTCACGTGGACTTCTCTCGGTAGCTGTTGGTTGCAAGAATTTAACTTCTCTCCACATTATTAAGTGCAACCATATTGTTAGCAGTGATAAGTGGCTGGAGTACATTGGCAGTGCTGGGTCACTGGAAGAACTTGTAGTGAAGAACTGCAAGAGAATCAGCCAGTATGATCTCCTAAAATTTGGCCCTGGATGGATGAAGCTCAAGAAGTTCGAGTTCAAGTTCAAGAGAAGTTTTCACAAATATGAACCTCGTGACCCCTGTTATGTGGATAACTATCAGTATGGATATGATTTCTGCTGTGAAAGTTTGAAGGATGTCACTTTGGCTACGGTTGTAACTAAACCAGAGGTAGGACTTCGCTGTCTCCTGACAAAGTGCAAAGCATTAGAGAGACTCTGCCTTCACTATGTAATTGGCATAAGTGATCATGATATCATTACAATCTCCCAGAAATGCAGCAACCTTAGAAGCATCTCACTTTCTCAAGAGATGTTGCTCTGTGAAATACCTGGAGGCACAGGCGTAATGGCTAGGACGCCACTGACTGATGACAGCCTCAATGCTCTAGCCCTGAGATCTCATATGCTTGAAGCTGTTGAGCTTATGTTTTATGGTTGTGCTCCTGATTGGCCATCTGAGATAGCCTTCACACAGGATGGCCTTGTGACACTCCTCCAGTCCTGTCCGATTCGTCATCTCGTGCTACGTGGTGCTAACTTCTTCGATGATGAAGGAATGGAGGCTCTCTCATCTGCACAATTCCTGGAGACACTGGAGCTTATGCAATGTGTTGCTGTAACTGATGTCGGGATGCGCTTTCTTGCACAAAGCCCATGTTTGAAGAATCTCACACTGCAGATGTGTTACGAGGTTACTGATGATGGAGTGTGTGAGGTGGCTCGTGCACGGGATTTGGAGTCTCTCACTGTCGAAAGCTGTAATCAGATTACTGTAGAAGCTTCGCATGGGGCTGCCAAATCCGTTCACTACAAAGTTGATTGCCCAAGCTACTACGATTGATATAAAGATTAGGTCATTGCTGACTGTACATCATTTGTAGTTGCTTTCTCAGTTTTACCTTTCCACTATCTTTCTGTACTTGCTGTTGCCATGTCCTTATACCGCTTATTGTTCTCAATTAAACCAGTGTTTAATGGTTATCTTTTGATTTATGCAGGTACTACGTGTGATGAGTGAAAACTGGGATCATTTACTGCAACTGTGCTGTATACCTTATTATATGATCTTGGCAATAACAATCTCAATTTGGCCTGTAATCAGTACTGTTTAGCTTTGGGAGTGTCTGCAACTACAGAAAGGTGGAAGTGGAACTACTGCCAATCGTCTCAGACTTTCAGCATTTTCCTTCTGTGTATGCCACCTTCATTGTTATGGCCCTCAAGAAATGTTTCAGGATGTAATTGTGGCTACATCTTTAACAGATGATTATAGGTTTCTATCACGTCTTGTTTCTGTGCCTACTCTAACCTCTGTGAACTGATCTTTTCGCTTCCTACAAAACCGGCCCGAAAGGCATTGGGTCATTGGGTGTAGTCAACAATGTACACTGCATTACCTGCTTATAGTACAATATAAGATGTTTATTCATATGGTTTCTTCGTATGAAAAGCTGGGCtgttattgttatattatgCTTTCATGAAATATGTAGTCTTGAGATTTACAGGCAGTGTTTCAATTTCAGgttgaaatttctgaaattttgggtTTACAGTCGGTCCTGGTTTCTCtcgttgaatttttttttcctgaattaGCTAAAGTTTGCTAAAATTTAGCCAAAATCCTCCAGAGTTTCAATTGAAACTTCTGAAATTTCGGTCTCGCCCGGAATAATTGTGCATCCCAGAATATTGAATCTTTCAGGTATAACTGGAGTAAGTTTTCAGGACATGCCTGCGTAATTTGCTACCTGTGAAATTGGAGACAAAACTCCATAACTCCGATGCATAATTCTTATCAGTATCTGCAAATTCTTTGCATTTTAACAGGTTATTAGGCGTGGTCTTTTTCTTGCACGCGTATGTCAGTGGTTAACTCCATACTACTATTCATTAAATCTTGAAAAACTTCAAGTTGTAA is part of the Oryza glaberrima chromosome 12, OglaRS2, whole genome shotgun sequence genome and harbors:
- the LOC127756611 gene encoding F-box/LRR-repeat protein 14-like isoform X1 → MSCLYCISITFDMHRSGPINFSPARQIAAKPEDCPAMSSKLSLEDLPDALLAEIVKRIANTSDLKSISLVSKRLYTIEAEQRSSICVGSDLCPAIDALSALCSRFPNLLEVEMDYSGWKFHSNLLEKHIISLHLPVLRDLTLYIDDIRMGCLASCKNLMSLRLNSVSAIGSRGLLSVAVGCKNLTSLHIIKCNHIVSSDKWLEYIGSAGSLEELVVKNCKRISQYDLLKFGPGWMKLKKFEFKFKRSFHKYEPRDPCYVDNYQYGYDFCCESLKDVTLATVVTKPEVGLRCLLTKCKALERLCLHYVIGISDHDIITISQKCSNLRSISLSQEMLLCEIPGGTGVMARTPLTDDSLNALALRSHMLEAVELMFYGCAPDWPSEIAFTQDGLVTLLQSCPIRHLVLRGANFFDDEGMEALSSAQFLETLELMQCVAVTDVGMRFLAQSPCLKNLTLQMCYEVTDDGVCEVARARDLESLTVESCNQITVEASHGAAKSVHYKVDCPSYYD
- the LOC127756611 gene encoding F-box/LRR-repeat protein 14-like isoform X2 — protein: MSSKLSLEDLPDALLAEIVKRIANTSDLKSISLVSKRLYTIEAEQRSSICVGSDLCPAIDALSALCSRFPNLLEVEMDYSGWKFHSNLLEKHIISLHLPVLRDLTLYIDDIRMGCLASCKNLMSLRLNSVSAIGSRGLLSVAVGCKNLTSLHIIKCNHIVSSDKWLEYIGSAGSLEELVVKNCKRISQYDLLKFGPGWMKLKKFEFKFKRSFHKYEPRDPCYVDNYQYGYDFCCESLKDVTLATVVTKPEVGLRCLLTKCKALERLCLHYVIGISDHDIITISQKCSNLRSISLSQEMLLCEIPGGTGVMARTPLTDDSLNALALRSHMLEAVELMFYGCAPDWPSEIAFTQDGLVTLLQSCPIRHLVLRGANFFDDEGMEALSSAQFLETLELMQCVAVTDVGMRFLAQSPCLKNLTLQMCYEVTDDGVCEVARARDLESLTVESCNQITVEASHGAAKSVHYKVDCPSYYD